The DNA sequence GCAGGCGGGGGTCGGTCGCGCCCGGGAGGCGGGGGCCGTCGGCACACTGCCGCCGGAGCGAGCCCAGCCAGCCGGTGGCCCCGGTGCCGGTGCCGATGACCACGCCGGAGGAGGCCTGGGCCTCCGGGCCCGAGGGGTCGGCGGCGGAGCCGATGCGGTAGCGGGCGGTCTGGTGTCCGGCGGCGCCGACGTAGATCTCGTTGAGGGCGCGCAGGCGCTGGCCGTCGTCGGTGACGGCCTCGGCCATGGTGAGCTCCGCGGCCCCGGCGGCGCCCGCCGCCGCGTGCGGGAGCAGCTTCGCGGTGTCGGCGGCCCGGTGCGGCACCAGGACGCCCGGGTTGCGCCCCGGCTCGGCGTCGACGCCGATGACGGGCTGGCCCGTCAGGTACTTGGCCGCGTTGGCGACGAGCCCGTCCTGCCCGACCACGACCACCACGTCCTCGGGCGCGAACAGGAACCGGTCGAGGTCCGCGCGCTCCACCCGGGTGTGCCGCCAGCGCAGCGGCACCGCGGCCGCCACGTCGGCGAGGGCGCCCTTGGCGCGCCGGTGCCGCTCGGCCACCTCCTCGACGGCGCGCCCGCGCGAGGACAGGAAGAACGCCGCGTGCCCGTGCGTGCCGTGCCGGGCGATCAGCTCCTCGTACTCGGTGCGCCGGTGCACGAGGACGGCGCGCGGTGCGAGGCTCATGACCGCCCGCCGCCGGACGCGCCGGAGCCGTTCCCGGAGCCGCGGCCGAGCTTCGCGAGCAGCCCCGTGACGACGTCCGGCGACAGCGTGAGGCTCTCGATGCGCGGCACGTTCTCGGCGAGGCGGGTGGCGGCGAGGGCGTGCAGGGTGGCGGCGTCGGCGGTCGCGTGCGCGGCGAGCCAGGCCGTCTGGGCCGCCGCGCGGCCCTCGCCGACGGCACGGGCGGCCTCTGCCTCGGCCCGCGCGAGCCGTACCGTACGGGCGGCCTCCGCCTCGGCGCGCACGGCGTCGGCCGCGGCGTTCTCCTCTGCCTCGCGGCGCGCGTTGGTGCCGCGCTGCTCGACCAGGCGCTCCTCCTGACGGGCGAGTTCGATGCGGCTCGCCAGCTCGTTCTCGGCGATGGCGCGCTCGCGCTCGACGGCCACGGCCCGGCGCTCGTACGTCGCCCGGTCGGCGTCCTGCTGCACGCGCTCGCGCGCCGGGGTGCGCAGGGCCCGCTCCACCTCGGGCTCGGGCCGGATGGCGACGACGCGTACGGCGACGACGTCGATGCCCGTCGCGGGCAGCCGCGGCTCGGCGGCGAGGCCCTCGGTGACGCGCTCGCGGACCGCCGCGACCCCGTCGGCGAGCGCGGCCGCGAGCGGCGTGCGGGCCAGCAGGTCCAGGGCGTGCTGCTGCGCCGACTCGGTGAGCAGGGTGGACAGTTGCTCCAGGGGAGCGGACCGCCAGGCGCCGGTGTCCGGGTCCACGGAGAAGTCGAGACGGGCCGCCGCGAGCGCCGGGTCGCTGATCCGGTACGTCACGGTGGCCTGCACGGTGACGTCCTGGAAGTCGGCGGTGCGGGCGTGGAAGACGACCGCCAGCTCCCGGTCGTCGACGGGCACTTCGGACAGGGCGGCGCTGAGCGGCCGGAACCAGAAGCTGAGCCCCGGCCCGTCGTGGCGCAGCCGGCCGCCCTGGTGGTGGCGGATGTGGGCGGTGGGCGCGGAGCGCAGATGGCGCAGGCCGAGGCGCCGGGTGATGTCGGCCATGGTGGACCTCCCCGTTTTTCGTCACCTCGACGATATGAGGTCGGCCGCTTATCGTCAAGGTGACCCGAAAGGGTGGGCGGGGCCGGTCCGGCGGGCCGTCGCTCACTCCTTCCGGCCCACCCCCGCGTGGAGCGGCACCAGCGTCCCGTCCCGCACCTCGCCGACCCCGAGTCCGGGCCGCCAGTCGGGCGGTTGCACCAGGCCGGGCGCGAGGAGCGCGCACCCGGTGAAGAACCGCTCCGTCTGCGCCCGGGTGCGCGGCACGAGTGTGACGCCGCCCGTCGTGTACCGGTCCACGGCCTCGCCGACCCACGCGGTCTCCTCGTCGCCCGACAGCTGCGAGAGCACCAGGTGGCTGCCGGGCGCGAGCGCGTCCAGGAGGCGCGCGACGATGGCGTGCGCGCCGTCCTCGTCGGTGAGGAAGTGCGTCACGGCGATGAGCGACAGGGCCACGGGCCGGGCGAAGTCCAGTACCTCCGCGGCGCGTTCGAGGATCAGCTCGGGGTCGCGCGCGTCCGCCTCGACGAACGCCGTGGCCCCGGCCCCGGTGCCGCTGAGGAGCCCCGCCGCGTGCACGCGGACCAGCGGGTCGTGGTCCACGTACACGACCCGCGCCTCGGGTGCGATGTCCTGTGCGACGCGGTGGAGGTTCGGCTCCGTCGGGATGCCGCTGCCGATGTCGAGGAACTGGCGTACTCCGGCCGCTCCCGCGAGATGACGCGTGGCGCGCTGCATGAACCAGCGGTTGTGCCGGGCGCCGTACTTGGCGGTCGGGTCGAGCGCCACGATCCGCGTACCGAACTCGGCGTCCGCCGGGAAGTGATGGGCGCCTCCCAGGAACCAGTCGTAGACGCGGGCGGGGTGCGGCCTGCCGGTGTCGATGTCGGCGCTGCCTTCGCCGTCCGAGGGTGCTGCTGCCATGCCCTAACTCCTCCTGAGTGTCCGGGTGTTCGTGTGGTCGGAGCGCGCGAGGGGCGGTGCGCGACGCGTGTGAAGGTCCGTACGAAAGTCCGTGCGCGGGGTCTTCCCGTCGGCGTTCCTTTATGCAACTCTCCTACCAAATCCCGGCCGCGACGGGCTCTCGCCCGTCAACGGGGCTGCTCCACCACGACTTCCGGGGTGCAGAAGTGATGCGAAAACGGACGCGCGGCCACGACCTGGCCGGACTGCGCCGCCTGAACACCACCGTCATCCTCCGCGCCCTGCACCGCCGCAGCCCCCAGACCCTCGCCGAACTCGCCGCGGGCACCGGCCTGTCCCGGCCCACCGTCGAGGCCGTCCTGGAGGACCTCGTCGCACGGGCCTGGGTGACGGAGGCGGCGGCCGGGGAGCGCGCGCGGGGCCGTCCCGCGCGGCGGTTCCGCTTCCGGAGCGAGGCCGGACACGTGCTCGGCGCGGACATAGGGTTGCACAAGATGGTGCTGCTCCTCGCCGACCTCGGCGGCACCGTCCTGGCCGCCGAACGCGCCGACATCGACCCGCTGTTGGGCGGAGGGCCCCGGCTCGCACTGCTCCAGCGCGCGATGGACGCCTTCCTCGACGCGCACGCCGTGCGCCGCGACACCGTCCTCGCGCGCTGCGTCGGCGTGCCCGGCGTCGTCGACGCGGGCGGCCACCTCACCTCCGTCGTCGTGCCCGAGTGGTCGGGCGTGGACCTGCGGCGGCTGCTCTCCGACGGCGAGACGGGCCACACCCTCGTCGAGAACGACGTGAACCTCGCCGTGCTCGCCGAGCGCTGGCAGGGCGCCGCGACGCTGGCGGGCGACGTCGTCTGCGTCCTCACCGGACACCGCGTGTCCTGCGCCCTGACCATCGGCGGGCGGCTGCACCGGGGCGGCCGCGGCGGCGCGGGCGAGCTGGGCCTGCTGCCGCTGCTCGGCCTCGACACCGCGCAGGAGGCCCTCGCCTGGCCCGGGCCGCGCCGCCCGGGCGAGTCCGAGGTGGCCGCGCTCGCGCGCGCCGCGGACGCCGGGGAGGCGCGCGCGCTCGCCGCCCTCGCGGACTTCGCCGAGCGGCTCGCGCCCGGCATCGCCGCCCTCGCGCTCGCCGTCGACCCCGAGCTGATCGTGCTCACCGGCGGCGCGACACCGCTCGGCACCCACCTCGTGCCGCCCCTGGAGGCGCGGCTGCGCCCGCTGACGCTGCACCTGCCGAGGATCGCGGTCAGCTCGCTCGGCGAGCGCGGCGTGGCCCTCGGCGCGGTGCGCAAGGCACTCGACCTCGTGGAGGAGGAACTGCTCGCGGACACGGCCGACTAGGCGAGGCCCGGCGGCCCCCACCCCCGATCCCCATTCGAGGATCCCCAGTCGAAGCGGAGGCGCGTATGCGCAGGAGGACCCTCCTCCGCTCTGGTCTTGCGGCGGCGTCGGCACCCGCGCTCGCCGCCTGCGCGGACCAGGGCGGCGGCGGCAGCGAAGGCGGCGGCCGCACCACGCTCTCGTACGGCATGTGGGACCCGGCGCAGGTGCCGGGCATGCGGCGGATCATCGCGGCGTTCAAGGAGCGCAACCCCGGGATATCCGTGCGCATCGAGCTCACCCCGTGGGCCAGCTACTGGACCACCCTGAAGACCTCGATGCGCGGCGGCACCGCCCCCGACGTGTTCTGGATGAACGCCGTCAACTTCCAGCTGTACGCGGCCCACGGCGTCCTGGAGCCCCTCGCCGAGCGCATCGCGCGCGACGCCACCCCGCTGGAGAGGCATCCGGCACAGCTCGTGCGGCTCTACGCCTACGAGGGCACCCAGTACGGCATCCCGAAGGACTTCGACACCATCGGGCTCTGGTACAACAAGGCCCTCTTCGACAAGGCGCGCGTCCCCTACCCCGACCCCACCTGGACGTGGGACGACCTGCGCGCCGCGGCCGCCGAGCTGACCGACCCGCACGAGCGCGTGCACGGCTTCGCCGCCGAGATGCACCGCCAGTTCGTCATCTATCCGACCGTCTTCGCCGCGGACGGCTACGTCCTGCGCGACGGCCGCTCCGGGTTCGGCGACGACCGGACCATCGAGGGCCTGCGGTTCCTCACCGACATGATCGACCGCGGCTGGTCGCCGCCGCAGAGCGCGATGGTCGAGAACGTCGCCCGGGTGCGCTACTGGTCGGAGAAGGTGGCCATGGTGTACGACGTGTCGGCGATGTCCGGGCAGATGTACGCCGTGCCCGCGCTCAAGGACCACGGCGGCGTCACCGTCCTGCCCCGGGGCCGCCGCCGGGCCACCGTCATCCACGGCCTCGCCAACGTGATCTCCGCCAAGAGCGACAAGAAGGCGGCGGCCTGGAAGTTCGTCCACTTCATGGCGGGCCGCGAGGCCGCCGAGATCCAAGCCGAACTCGGCGTGACGATCTCCAGTTACGCCGGGACGCAGGACGCCTGGATGAAGTCGATGCCCGAGTTCGACCTCAAGTCCTTCATCGACATGGAGAAGTACGCCGTCCCCTACCCCAGCTCGAAGAACACCGCCGTCTGGGAGAACCTCCAATATCCGCTCCTCGGCGCCGCGTTCAGCGGCAAGGGCGGGATCGAGGGGGCCGCGCGCACTCTGGGCGAGCAGATGGACCGGGCCCTGAAGGAGGAGCGCGACCGATGAGTGTCTTCCCCGCGACCGCCGCCGCGAAGGCGGCCGACCGGCGCGCCGCCCGAGGCGCGGGCACCGGCCCCGCGAGCCGCGACCAGCGCGCCGCGTACCTGTTCATCGCCCCCCTCGGCCTGGGCTTCGCGCTCTTCTACTTCTGGCCGATGATCCAGACCTTCTACTTCAGCTTCACCGAGTTCGGCCCCTTCGGCGGCCACACCTGGATCGGCGGCGACAACTACGCCCGCGTCGTCAAGGACGTCACCGTCTGGCAGGCGCTCGGCAACACCCTCGTCTACTGCGGCATCGGCCTGACCGCGCTGCCCCTCGCCCTCGTCATCGCCTCCCTGCTCAACCGCCGCGGCCTGCGCGCGGTCCCGCTGTACCGCGCCCTGTACTTCGTGCCGTTCGTGACCCTGCCCGTGGCCGTCGGCCTGGTCTGGAACTGGCTCTACAACGGCGACTTCGGACTCCTCAACGAGGTCCTCGGCTGGTTCGGCGTGGACCGCCGCTACTGG is a window from the Streptomyces spectabilis genome containing:
- a CDS encoding carbohydrate ABC transporter permease: MSVFPATAAAKAADRRAARGAGTGPASRDQRAAYLFIAPLGLGFALFYFWPMIQTFYFSFTEFGPFGGHTWIGGDNYARVVKDVTVWQALGNTLVYCGIGLTALPLALVIASLLNRRGLRAVPLYRALYFVPFVTLPVAVGLVWNWLYNGDFGLLNEVLGWFGVDRRYWISDPSTAVFAIGAVMVWSTTGYYLIIFMAGIKGIPRDYYEAAELDGAGAVRRFFTITLPLLSPTIFFASVICMIQSLQVFDLIYIMMGEKNPAVGDTQSVVGLFYKWAFVENAQGAAAALAFLLMLLIAGLTYLQFRLQRRWVHYG
- a CDS encoding ABC transporter substrate-binding protein, which encodes MRRRTLLRSGLAAASAPALAACADQGGGGSEGGGRTTLSYGMWDPAQVPGMRRIIAAFKERNPGISVRIELTPWASYWTTLKTSMRGGTAPDVFWMNAVNFQLYAAHGVLEPLAERIARDATPLERHPAQLVRLYAYEGTQYGIPKDFDTIGLWYNKALFDKARVPYPDPTWTWDDLRAAAAELTDPHERVHGFAAEMHRQFVIYPTVFAADGYVLRDGRSGFGDDRTIEGLRFLTDMIDRGWSPPQSAMVENVARVRYWSEKVAMVYDVSAMSGQMYAVPALKDHGGVTVLPRGRRRATVIHGLANVISAKSDKKAAAWKFVHFMAGREAAEIQAELGVTISSYAGTQDAWMKSMPEFDLKSFIDMEKYAVPYPSSKNTAVWENLQYPLLGAAFSGKGGIEGAARTLGEQMDRALKEERDR
- a CDS encoding SPFH domain-containing protein, translated to MADITRRLGLRHLRSAPTAHIRHHQGGRLRHDGPGLSFWFRPLSAALSEVPVDDRELAVVFHARTADFQDVTVQATVTYRISDPALAAARLDFSVDPDTGAWRSAPLEQLSTLLTESAQQHALDLLARTPLAAALADGVAAVRERVTEGLAAEPRLPATGIDVVAVRVVAIRPEPEVERALRTPARERVQQDADRATYERRAVAVERERAIAENELASRIELARQEERLVEQRGTNARREAEENAAADAVRAEAEAARTVRLARAEAEAARAVGEGRAAAQTAWLAAHATADAATLHALAATRLAENVPRIESLTLSPDVVTGLLAKLGRGSGNGSGASGGGRS
- a CDS encoding SAM-dependent methyltransferase; the encoded protein is MAAAPSDGEGSADIDTGRPHPARVYDWFLGGAHHFPADAEFGTRIVALDPTAKYGARHNRWFMQRATRHLAGAAGVRQFLDIGSGIPTEPNLHRVAQDIAPEARVVYVDHDPLVRVHAAGLLSGTGAGATAFVEADARDPELILERAAEVLDFARPVALSLIAVTHFLTDEDGAHAIVARLLDALAPGSHLVLSQLSGDEETAWVGEAVDRYTTGGVTLVPRTRAQTERFFTGCALLAPGLVQPPDWRPGLGVGEVRDGTLVPLHAGVGRKE
- a CDS encoding NAD(+)/NADH kinase, whose protein sequence is MSLAPRAVLVHRRTEYEELIARHGTHGHAAFFLSSRGRAVEEVAERHRRAKGALADVAAAVPLRWRHTRVERADLDRFLFAPEDVVVVVGQDGLVANAAKYLTGQPVIGVDAEPGRNPGVLVPHRAADTAKLLPHAAAGAAGAAELTMAEAVTDDGQRLRALNEIYVGAAGHQTARYRIGSAADPSGPEAQASSGVVIGTGTGATGWLGSLRRQCADGPRLPGATDPRLLWFVREAWPSPATGTTLVRGELTAGQRLWLTVESDRLVAFGDGMENDAIELGWGQSVRVGVAEGALRLVA
- a CDS encoding ROK family transcriptional regulator, producing MRKRTRGHDLAGLRRLNTTVILRALHRRSPQTLAELAAGTGLSRPTVEAVLEDLVARAWVTEAAAGERARGRPARRFRFRSEAGHVLGADIGLHKMVLLLADLGGTVLAAERADIDPLLGGGPRLALLQRAMDAFLDAHAVRRDTVLARCVGVPGVVDAGGHLTSVVVPEWSGVDLRRLLSDGETGHTLVENDVNLAVLAERWQGAATLAGDVVCVLTGHRVSCALTIGGRLHRGGRGGAGELGLLPLLGLDTAQEALAWPGPRRPGESEVAALARAADAGEARALAALADFAERLAPGIAALALAVDPELIVLTGGATPLGTHLVPPLEARLRPLTLHLPRIAVSSLGERGVALGAVRKALDLVEEELLADTAD